A stretch of Abyssogena phaseoliformis symbiont OG214 DNA encodes these proteins:
- the ispH gene encoding 4-hydroxy-3-methylbut-2-enyl diphosphate reductase, whose product MKILLANPRGFCAGVDRAIEIVERALKLHGAPVYVRHEVVHNKFVVDGLKAKGAVFVEDISDVPNNQVVIFSAHGVSMAVRKQTQNTGATIYDATCPLVAKVHKEVARKQKQNHQVILIGHKGHPEVEGTLGQSSEDKCVQLVETIEDVERLNLSKNTHISYTTQTTLSIDDTQHIVNYLKSKFPTIDAPKKDDICYATQNRQDGVKILMQSSDVLLVLGSSNSSNSNRLKEIAEKMGIPAYLIDGADEIDELWLKGMNTIGVTAGASAPEVLVQEVIHYLRDKGATKVIEVNGAKENIHFPVPKELR is encoded by the coding sequence GTGAAAATTTTACTGGCAAACCCACGTGGTTTTTGTGCTGGTGTTGACCGTGCAATTGAAATTGTGGAGCGTGCGTTAAAGTTGCATGGCGCACCTGTGTATGTTCGTCATGAAGTGGTGCATAATAAATTTGTGGTTGATGGGCTAAAGGCTAAAGGTGCTGTTTTTGTTGAAGATATTTCTGATGTGCCTAATAACCAAGTGGTTATTTTTAGTGCACATGGCGTATCAATGGCAGTGCGAAAACAAACACAAAACACGGGTGCAACCATTTATGATGCCACTTGCCCTTTGGTGGCCAAAGTGCATAAAGAAGTTGCCAGAAAACAAAAACAAAATCATCAGGTTATTTTGATTGGTCATAAAGGACATCCAGAGGTTGAAGGCACGTTAGGGCAATCTAGCGAGGACAAATGTGTTCAATTAGTGGAAACAATTGAGGACGTTGAGCGTTTAAATTTATCAAAAAATACCCATATTTCTTATACAACACAAACCACGCTTTCGATTGATGATACTCAACATATTGTGAATTATTTAAAATCAAAGTTTCCCACTATTGATGCGCCCAAGAAAGATGATATTTGTTATGCCACACAAAATCGTCAAGATGGGGTTAAAATTTTGATGCAATCTTCTGATGTGTTGTTAGTATTAGGCTCTAGCAACTCATCTAATTCAAATCGCCTTAAAGAAATTGCTGAAAAAATGGGTATTCCTGCCTATCTGATTGATGGTGCTGATGAAATTGATGAGTTGTGGCTTAAAGGTATGAATACAATAGGCGTAACCGCAGGTGCTTCAGCGCCAGAAGTTTTGGTTCAAGAAGTAATCCATTATTTGCGAGATAAGGGCGCAACTAAAGTTATTGAAGTGAATGGTGCGAAGGAGAATATTCATTTTCCAGTGCCAAAAGAATTAAGATAG
- a CDS encoding carbohydrate kinase family protein encodes MKKTALICGSYAFDSIMVFHDHFKNHILPDKVHMLNVSFLVPTMRKEFGGCAGNIAYNLHLLGANSVPMATVGSDFTPYLAWMEKHHMNTSYIKILKDQYTGQAFITTDMSDNQITAFHPGAMDQSHQNKVSDASAVDIGIVSPDGRVGMIEHAAQFKQLKIPFIFDPGQGMLMFSGEELVNFIEQATYIAANDYESQMLQAKTGLDLPTIASKVDALIITKGSEGSEIHTDGKLINIGPAKADTAQDPTGCGDAYRAGLLYGLMHDMDWKTIGQLAGLLGAIKVAHLGTQNHEFDMADIENRYQDSYGESLF; translated from the coding sequence ATGAAAAAAACAGCATTAATTTGTGGCTCGTACGCTTTTGACAGCATTATGGTGTTTCACGATCATTTTAAAAATCACATTTTGCCCGACAAGGTACATATGCTCAATGTGTCATTTTTAGTGCCAACCATGCGCAAAGAGTTTGGCGGTTGTGCTGGCAATATTGCTTATAATTTGCATTTATTGGGTGCCAATTCAGTGCCAATGGCAACAGTAGGCAGTGATTTCACACCCTATTTAGCGTGGATGGAAAAGCACCATATGAACACCTCATATATCAAAATTCTAAAAGATCAATATACAGGGCAAGCATTTATCACCACTGATATGAGTGATAATCAAATTACTGCTTTTCATCCAGGTGCGATGGATCAATCACACCAAAATAAGGTGTCTGATGCCAGTGCGGTTGATATTGGCATTGTGTCTCCTGATGGACGTGTTGGCATGATTGAGCATGCGGCACAATTTAAACAATTAAAAATTCCATTTATTTTTGATCCAGGTCAGGGTATGCTAATGTTTTCAGGCGAGGAGCTGGTCAATTTTATTGAACAAGCCACCTATATAGCAGCCAATGACTATGAATCACAAATGTTACAAGCCAAAACTGGACTAGATTTGCCAACCATTGCTTCCAAAGTTGACGCTTTGATTATTACTAAAGGTAGCGAAGGTTCAGAAATTCATACCGATGGCAAATTAATCAATATTGGCCCTGCCAAGGCAGATACTGCGCAAGACCCTACAGGTTGTGGTGACGCTTATCGTGCTGGATTGTTGTATGGCTTAATGCATGACATGGATTGGAAAACGATTGGCCAATTAGCAGGACTATTGGGCGCTATTAAGGTGGCGCATCTAGGTACGCAAAACCATGAGTTTGATATGGCTGATATTGAAAATCGCTATCAAGATAGTTATGGCGAATCGTTGTTTTAG
- the mfd gene encoding transcription-repair coupling factor has product MPYLYPDKLKRFQSGQKTYWGSLYGSADALALIEFSNQQQQVILVIANDITHFDSLYKSLNFYNTDLEILKFDSWEVLAYDHFSPHPDIISSRLKTLSKLKSLKRGIVITTLESLFSRLCPLEFGEKYSFNININDNINIEAFSEKLLKIGYNRVTTVMEHGEFNIHGSLIDLYPIGAKTPYRIDLFDQEVESIRTFDTSTQRSKVQVSEIALLPAREFATDNASIERFKTNYQKAFNDNGFIYTEVSEGRLPGGIEFYLPLFFNTTNTLFDYLVDNTIVATSKGFSDLVDKTYSEIRERFENAKKSLDRAPLDIPQVFLSKELLFSEIKQKSQLIISTSKLENKNQHFNFNSSLLPSIHIEPQTKNPLSKFSAFVKRFTNKQSKKILIVCGSRGRQDVLSDLLISHNLDVHSVKNWHEFSKNNKPLNITHENITHGLFTNGIAIVTEEDLFGQEVVQQQRRRRAKHKDFNEAIKSLVEIKMGDAIVHENYGVGRYLGLKTQTFDGQSQDFIALEYADNAKLMVPITSLNLISRYAGISLDSAPLHKLGTNQWSKAKKKAGEALFDVAAELLEIYAKRVSQTGFAFPEPNDAYSSFVASFPFEETPDQLKTMGEVLADMQSHKPMDRLVCGDVGFGKTEIAMRAAFLAVEAGKQVAILVPTTLLSNQHYQSFVDRFANHPVEIAALSRFQTQKEQKLIIEKLNQGTIDIVIGTHKIIQGTIKYKNLGLIIIDEEHRFGVKQKEALKKLRGESDILTMTATPIPRTLSMALGSLRELSIIATPPAKRSAIQTFVQEWDNNNIKEAITREMHRGGQVFVLHNDIDSIDNMAENLKQIIPKVHVRIAHGQMPTRELERVMSDFYHARFQILVCTTIIETGIDIPNANTIIIINAQNFGLAQLHQLRGRVGRSHHRAYAYLIIKSHQSLSKTAKKRLDAVESLEELGAGFMLANHDLEIRGAGDLLGDNQSGKISEIGFNLYHDLLKRTIDAMRSGRKINLNDPINHEVKIDSGLPSIIPEAYIFDVHERLVLYKRIASCQNNKELRALQIEMIDRFGLLPNSTKNLFANTKLKLFSQKIGIDEINLYKDKAIITFGNKNAIEPIRIINLIQKQAKKYQLKGQNQLIVKQEMPEDIRRIELIENLLKTLN; this is encoded by the coding sequence ATGCCATATCTCTATCCTGATAAGCTTAAACGCTTTCAATCAGGTCAAAAAACTTATTGGGGCTCACTATACGGCAGTGCAGATGCACTGGCATTAATTGAATTTTCCAATCAACAACAGCAAGTTATTTTAGTCATTGCTAATGACATTACCCATTTTGACAGTCTTTATAAATCTTTAAACTTCTACAATACAGACTTAGAAATTTTAAAATTTGATAGCTGGGAGGTACTCGCCTATGATCACTTTTCACCTCATCCTGATATCATCTCAAGTCGATTAAAAACCCTATCAAAACTTAAAAGTCTTAAACGTGGTATTGTTATCACCACATTAGAATCATTATTCTCACGTTTATGCCCATTAGAGTTTGGCGAAAAATATAGCTTCAATATTAATATTAATGACAACATTAATATTGAAGCCTTTAGTGAAAAACTACTCAAAATTGGCTACAACCGTGTAACCACCGTAATGGAGCATGGTGAGTTTAATATTCATGGCTCATTGATTGATTTATACCCAATAGGCGCAAAAACACCCTACCGAATTGATTTGTTTGACCAAGAAGTAGAGTCTATTCGCACCTTTGATACTTCAACTCAACGCTCCAAGGTGCAAGTGTCTGAAATTGCGCTATTGCCTGCCAGAGAATTTGCCACAGATAATGCTAGCATTGAGCGTTTCAAAACCAATTATCAAAAAGCGTTTAATGACAATGGCTTTATTTATACCGAAGTTAGCGAAGGTAGGCTACCAGGTGGTATTGAATTTTATTTACCGCTGTTTTTTAACACAACCAACACCTTATTTGATTATCTAGTGGATAACACTATTGTTGCCACATCAAAAGGATTTTCAGACTTAGTGGATAAGACTTATAGCGAGATACGTGAACGATTTGAAAATGCTAAAAAATCATTAGATAGAGCTCCACTTGATATTCCCCAAGTTTTCCTGTCCAAAGAGTTGTTGTTTAGTGAAATCAAGCAAAAATCACAACTCATCATTAGCACGTCAAAACTAGAAAATAAAAACCAACACTTTAATTTTAATTCAAGCCTATTGCCTTCCATACACATTGAGCCACAAACAAAAAATCCATTAAGCAAATTTTCAGCATTTGTTAAAAGATTTACCAACAAGCAAAGCAAAAAAATATTAATTGTTTGTGGGTCGCGTGGTAGGCAAGATGTGCTCAGTGATTTACTCATCAGCCATAACCTTGATGTTCATAGTGTTAAAAACTGGCATGAATTTAGCAAAAATAACAAGCCACTTAACATTACCCATGAAAACATTACCCATGGCTTATTCACTAATGGTATCGCCATTGTTACTGAAGAGGATTTATTCGGTCAAGAAGTGGTTCAGCAACAGCGCCGTCGCCGTGCCAAACATAAAGATTTTAATGAGGCAATTAAAAGCCTAGTTGAAATTAAAATGGGTGATGCGATTGTGCATGAAAACTATGGTGTGGGCAGATATTTAGGGCTTAAAACCCAAACCTTTGATGGACAATCACAAGATTTTATTGCCCTAGAATATGCTGATAACGCAAAGTTAATGGTACCAATCACCTCGCTTAATTTAATCTCTAGGTACGCTGGCATTTCACTAGATAGTGCACCATTACACAAGCTAGGCACAAATCAATGGAGTAAGGCTAAGAAAAAAGCGGGTGAGGCTTTGTTTGATGTGGCAGCTGAATTATTAGAAATTTATGCCAAACGAGTCTCTCAAACAGGCTTTGCTTTCCCTGAACCGAATGATGCTTATTCCTCATTTGTTGCCAGCTTTCCCTTTGAAGAAACACCAGATCAGCTAAAAACTATGGGCGAAGTTTTAGCAGATATGCAATCACACAAACCAATGGACAGATTGGTCTGTGGCGATGTTGGTTTTGGCAAAACTGAAATTGCCATGCGTGCGGCATTCTTAGCGGTTGAAGCAGGCAAACAAGTGGCAATTTTGGTACCAACCACGCTATTATCTAACCAGCACTATCAATCGTTTGTTGACCGTTTTGCCAACCACCCTGTTGAAATTGCAGCGCTTTCAAGGTTTCAAACCCAAAAAGAGCAAAAACTAATTATTGAAAAATTAAACCAAGGAACAATTGACATTGTCATTGGCACACACAAAATTATTCAAGGTACTATTAAATACAAAAACCTTGGCTTGATTATTATTGACGAAGAGCATCGCTTCGGCGTTAAACAAAAAGAGGCATTGAAAAAACTACGGGGCGAGAGCGACATTCTAACCATGACTGCCACCCCTATTCCACGCACATTAAGTATGGCGCTAGGCTCATTAAGAGAGTTATCCATTATTGCCACGCCACCTGCCAAACGTAGTGCCATCCAAACGTTTGTGCAAGAGTGGGATAACAACAACATCAAAGAGGCAATCACACGTGAAATGCACCGTGGCGGTCAGGTATTTGTACTACACAACGATATTGACTCAATTGATAATATGGCAGAAAATCTCAAACAAATTATACCAAAAGTTCACGTTCGTATCGCCCACGGACAAATGCCGACACGTGAACTAGAAAGAGTCATGAGTGATTTTTATCACGCACGTTTCCAAATTTTAGTTTGCACCACGATTATCGAAACAGGGATTGACATTCCCAATGCCAATACCATTATTATTATTAATGCACAAAATTTTGGTCTGGCACAACTACACCAACTGCGGGGCCGTGTTGGTCGCTCCCACCATAGGGCTTATGCCTATTTAATTATTAAATCTCATCAATCACTATCTAAAACAGCCAAAAAACGCCTTGATGCCGTTGAGTCTTTAGAAGAGCTTGGTGCTGGATTTATGCTAGCTAATCACGACCTTGAAATTCGTGGTGCGGGTGATTTATTGGGTGATAATCAATCTGGAAAAATTAGCGAAATTGGCTTTAATCTTTACCATGATTTATTAAAACGCACCATTGATGCCATGCGCTCTGGTAGAAAAATTAACCTTAACGACCCAATTAATCATGAAGTGAAAATTGATTCTGGCTTGCCATCTATCATTCCAGAGGCGTATATTTTTGACGTGCACGAACGACTCGTACTCTACAAGCGCATTGCCAGTTGCCAAAACAATAAAGAACTTAGAGCTCTACAAATTGAGATGATTGACCGTTTTGGATTATTACCAAATTCAACCAAAAACTTATTTGCTAATACCAAACTCAAGCTCTTTTCACAAAAAATTGGTATTGATGAAATCAACCTCTATAAAGACAAAGCCATCATTACCTTTGGTAATAAAAATGCCATTGAGCCGATAAGAATCATCAACCTTATTCAAAAGCAAGCAAAAAAATATCAGCTAAAGGGTCAAAATCAATTAATTGTTAAACAAGAGATGCCTGAAGATATTAGACGAATTGAATTGATAGAAAACCTACTAAAAACATTAAATTAA
- the gltB gene encoding glutamate synthase large subunit, with translation MSTQLLHLPKAHGLYHPNNEKESCGVGFIAHIKGKSSHQITLDALEMLSRMDHRGGCGCEANTGDGAGILTNIPHGFFIQEIKRLFGVSVKKGAYSTGNIFLPQDEKQRAHCMDLLEQSVAREGQTFIGWRDVPINTDKANIGNIARKSQPIIKQLIIARAEGIDTPAFERALFIIRKHTSNIIRTDEALSQALLFYICSLSSSVITYKGMLMGSQVLDFYQDLSDIEYSTYLAMVHSRFSTNTFPSWDRAQPCRYMSHNGEINTRQGNYNWMHAREGVLKSDLFKDDLSKTLPVIETEVSDSGSFDNVLEFLMMNGRTLQEAVLMMVPEAWQNDDNMSASKRAFYEYFSNVMEPWDGPASITFTDGAYIGAVLDRNGLRPSRYYLTHDGRVIMASEVGVVDVATDNIKTKGRLRPGKMFLVDFDKGELIDDEAIKSEFSSKNPYQDWLNDQQIYLSEFLCEVEAHGLHPESLIHHLKAFGYSTETLQFMLLPLVNELRDPVGSMGNDSALACLSSQSRIIYDYFKQLFAQVTNPAIDSIREEVVMSLRCSIGPEGNLLSDNAENAHRLVIEHPILTNKKAAALRHCNHRGWTSKTIDITYDINKSKKISELLDNICAQGSQAIKDGHSLIVLSDRNIGKNRVAISSLLASSALHRYLVASAERTQVGIIVETGEAREVHHFCLMIGFGADAINPYLAFEALWQARRDDIIDIESDDAIISAYRKGIAKGMLKVMAKMGISTLESYKGAQIFEAVGLAPEVMDKCFFGTASRIDGVNFDILQTEGEKRHQHAYQTNSLDNLGQYHWRSGGEKHMWDPQAISNLQLAARNNDESAYWAFSKHANEQGTRNSTLRGLMSFKKSDPISIDDVEDVKEIVKRFATGAMSFGSISAESHESLAIAMNRLGGKSNTGEGGEDAKRWTPDANGDSRRSAIKQVASGRFGVTIDYLNNANEIQIKISQGAKPGEGGELPGAKVDEGIASIRHSTPGVGLISPPPHHDIYSIEDLSQLIFDLKRSNSDARISVKLVAEVGVGTIAAGVVKAKSDHIVIAGHDGGTGASPLTSIKHAGLPWELGLAETHQTLVMNGLRSRVVIQIDGQLKTGRDVAIGILLGAEEFGFSTAPLITLGCIMMRKCHLNTCPVGIATQDKELRKKFTGKPEHVVNYLFMVAQELRLIMAELGFKIVNEMIGRVDMLEMNQTLNHWKQETINLDALLTPAKKPSKDAGTYQTIAQDHQLDQQIDNTLIAQSKSAIKNTEKIHINSVITNVDRAVGTMLSSHIVKARGGNNLKDDTIHINFKGSAGQSLGAFLAKGVTLEVEGDANDYVGKGLSGGHIIVYPPKNSTFNTEDEIIAGNVCGYGATGGEMYLSGCVSERFCVRNSGAIAVVEGVGDHGCEYMTGGRVIILGEVGRNFGAGMSGGIAYIYNPNHTFESMVNPIMIDLDPMDDEAQIELKQYTNNHAKYTGSKVAARILDNWHDEIKHFIKIMPKDFKRALTKNSN, from the coding sequence ATGAGTACCCAATTATTACACCTGCCTAAAGCGCACGGCCTTTATCATCCAAATAATGAAAAAGAGAGCTGTGGCGTAGGTTTTATCGCCCACATTAAAGGCAAATCTTCACACCAAATTACCCTTGACGCTTTGGAAATGTTATCCAGAATGGACCATCGTGGTGGCTGTGGCTGTGAAGCCAATACAGGGGATGGTGCTGGTATTTTAACCAACATTCCGCACGGGTTTTTCATTCAAGAAATTAAGCGTTTATTTGGTGTATCGGTTAAAAAAGGTGCTTATAGTACTGGTAATATTTTCTTGCCACAAGATGAAAAACAAAGAGCACATTGTATGGATTTATTAGAACAATCTGTTGCGCGTGAAGGTCAAACTTTTATTGGCTGGCGTGATGTACCTATTAATACTGATAAAGCCAATATTGGTAATATTGCTAGAAAATCCCAACCTATAATCAAGCAGTTAATTATTGCTCGTGCTGAGGGAATTGACACGCCAGCTTTTGAGCGTGCACTATTTATTATCAGAAAACACACCTCAAATATCATTAGAACAGATGAGGCTTTATCTCAAGCATTATTATTCTATATTTGCAGTTTGTCAAGTAGTGTTATTACTTACAAAGGCATGTTAATGGGTTCACAAGTGCTTGATTTTTATCAAGACTTATCTGATATTGAGTATTCAACTTATTTGGCGATGGTACACTCGCGTTTTTCGACCAATACATTCCCTTCATGGGATAGAGCACAACCTTGCCGCTATATGTCACACAACGGTGAAATTAACACTCGCCAAGGCAATTATAACTGGATGCATGCTAGAGAAGGCGTGCTGAAAAGCGACCTCTTTAAAGACGATTTGAGCAAAACCCTGCCTGTTATTGAAACCGAAGTATCTGATTCTGGCAGTTTTGATAATGTGTTAGAATTTTTGATGATGAATGGCCGTACACTGCAAGAAGCAGTGCTAATGATGGTGCCTGAAGCTTGGCAAAATGACGATAACATGAGTGCTTCAAAAAGAGCATTTTATGAATATTTCTCTAACGTTATGGAACCGTGGGATGGTCCTGCCTCCATTACCTTTACAGATGGTGCTTATATTGGTGCGGTGCTTGACCGTAACGGCCTTCGCCCTTCGCGCTACTATTTAACTCACGATGGGCGCGTTATCATGGCAAGTGAAGTGGGTGTAGTCGATGTAGCAACTGATAATATCAAAACTAAGGGCAGGTTACGCCCAGGCAAGATGTTTTTGGTTGATTTTGACAAAGGTGAGTTGATTGATGATGAGGCTATAAAATCTGAATTTTCCTCAAAAAATCCTTACCAAGACTGGCTAAACGATCAACAAATATACCTATCAGAATTTCTCTGTGAAGTTGAGGCTCATGGCCTTCACCCAGAGTCATTAATTCACCACCTAAAAGCATTTGGCTATAGCACCGAAACCTTACAATTTATGTTGTTGCCACTGGTTAACGAACTGCGTGACCCAGTAGGCTCTATGGGTAATGACTCAGCACTGGCTTGTCTGTCTAGTCAATCACGCATTATTTATGATTATTTTAAGCAGTTATTTGCACAGGTCACCAACCCAGCAATTGACTCTATTCGTGAAGAAGTGGTAATGTCATTGCGTTGTTCTATTGGGCCAGAAGGCAATTTATTAAGCGACAACGCTGAAAACGCACACCGCTTAGTTATTGAACATCCAATTTTAACCAATAAAAAGGCTGCCGCATTAAGACATTGCAATCATCGTGGCTGGACGAGTAAAACCATTGACATTACTTATGATATTAATAAGAGCAAAAAAATATCTGAATTATTAGACAATATTTGCGCCCAAGGCTCTCAAGCTATTAAAGACGGGCACAGTTTAATCGTACTGTCTGATCGTAATATTGGTAAAAATCGTGTTGCAATATCTAGCCTATTGGCATCTTCTGCCCTACACAGATACTTAGTTGCCAGTGCTGAACGCACCCAAGTGGGTATTATTGTTGAAACGGGCGAGGCTCGAGAGGTTCATCATTTCTGCCTGATGATAGGTTTTGGTGCGGATGCAATTAATCCATACCTTGCGTTTGAGGCATTATGGCAAGCACGTCGTGATGACATCATTGACATTGAAAGTGATGATGCCATTATATCTGCCTATCGAAAAGGCATTGCTAAAGGCATGCTAAAAGTCATGGCAAAAATGGGTATTTCTACCTTAGAGTCTTACAAAGGTGCACAAATTTTCGAAGCAGTAGGTCTAGCACCAGAAGTGATGGATAAATGCTTTTTTGGCACAGCATCTCGCATTGATGGCGTTAATTTTGACATTTTGCAAACAGAGGGTGAAAAACGCCATCAACATGCTTACCAAACTAACTCTTTGGATAATTTAGGTCAGTACCATTGGCGCAGTGGCGGTGAAAAACACATGTGGGACCCGCAAGCAATCTCCAACTTACAATTAGCAGCACGCAATAATGATGAATCGGCTTATTGGGCATTTTCAAAACACGCCAACGAACAAGGCACGCGCAACTCAACATTGCGTGGTTTGATGTCGTTTAAAAAATCCGACCCAATTTCTATTGATGACGTTGAGGATGTTAAAGAAATTGTCAAACGTTTTGCTACAGGTGCGATGAGTTTTGGCTCCATTTCAGCAGAATCACATGAATCTTTAGCCATTGCCATGAATCGCTTGGGCGGCAAATCAAACACGGGTGAAGGTGGTGAAGATGCCAAACGCTGGACACCAGATGCCAATGGTGACTCACGTCGTAGTGCTATTAAACAAGTAGCTTCAGGGCGTTTTGGTGTTACCATTGATTACTTAAATAACGCAAATGAAATTCAAATTAAAATCTCACAAGGCGCAAAACCTGGTGAAGGTGGCGAATTACCTGGTGCAAAAGTAGATGAAGGCATCGCCTCAATACGCCACTCCACACCTGGCGTAGGACTTATTTCCCCACCACCTCATCATGATATTTATTCAATTGAAGACTTATCGCAGCTTATTTTTGACCTAAAACGCTCTAATTCAGATGCACGCATTAGCGTGAAGTTAGTTGCAGAAGTAGGCGTAGGTACGATTGCTGCAGGTGTTGTTAAAGCAAAGTCTGATCATATTGTTATCGCTGGACATGATGGTGGCACAGGCGCTTCACCACTAACCTCAATCAAACATGCAGGTCTGCCGTGGGAATTAGGTTTGGCTGAGACTCACCAAACCTTAGTGATGAATGGACTACGCTCACGTGTGGTTATCCAAATAGATGGTCAGTTAAAAACAGGTAGAGATGTTGCCATTGGTATTCTTTTGGGTGCTGAAGAGTTTGGATTTTCAACCGCACCACTGATCACCCTAGGCTGTATTATGATGCGTAAATGCCACCTAAATACTTGCCCAGTCGGCATTGCCACACAAGACAAAGAATTACGTAAAAAATTTACAGGCAAGCCTGAACATGTGGTGAACTATTTATTTATGGTAGCTCAGGAATTACGTTTAATCATGGCAGAACTTGGTTTTAAAATTGTTAATGAAATGATTGGCCGTGTTGATATGTTAGAGATGAATCAAACACTTAACCATTGGAAACAAGAAACCATCAACCTAGATGCTTTATTAACACCTGCTAAAAAACCTAGCAAAGACGCGGGCACTTATCAAACTATTGCTCAAGACCATCAATTAGACCAACAAATTGACAATACGCTCATTGCACAATCAAAATCAGCTATTAAAAATACTGAAAAAATTCATATCAATTCTGTTATTACTAACGTTGACCGCGCTGTAGGCACGATGCTTTCATCACACATTGTTAAGGCACGTGGTGGTAATAACTTAAAAGATGACACTATTCATATTAACTTTAAAGGCTCTGCAGGTCAATCTCTTGGTGCATTTTTAGCAAAAGGTGTTACTTTAGAGGTTGAGGGCGATGCTAATGATTATGTTGGTAAAGGGCTTTCAGGTGGTCATATTATTGTTTATCCACCTAAAAACTCAACCTTTAATACTGAAGATGAAATTATTGCTGGCAACGTTTGTGGTTACGGTGCAACAGGTGGTGAAATGTATTTATCGGGTTGCGTATCTGAGCGCTTCTGCGTACGTAATTCAGGTGCTATCGCTGTAGTAGAAGGCGTTGGTGATCATGGTTGTGAATATATGACAGGCGGTCGCGTTATTATTCTAGGTGAAGTGGGTCGTAACTTTGGTGCTGGCATGAGTGGCGGTATTGCTTATATCTATAATCCAAATCATACGTTTGAATCCATGGTCAATCCAATCATGATTGATCTTGATCCGATGGATGATGAGGCACAAATAGAATTAAAACAATACACCAACAATCATGCTAAATATACTGGCTCAAAAGTGGCTGCACGCATTCTTGACAACTGGCATGATGAAATCAAGCATTTTATCAAAATCATGCCAAAAGATTTCAAGCGTGCTTTAACTAAAAATTCTAACTAA
- a CDS encoding Maf family protein — protein MVSLILASSSPFRKTLLAKLGLIFKAHSPKIDESRKEGETPEQLVYRLAQEKAKEIAKTHHGLIIASDQVATLAHGKNADDKILTKPKNHENAIKQLQQSSGNTVTFLTSLALLNTNNNNMQTKVETFKVVFKDLNSKQIEYYLKKETPYNCTGSFKSESLGISLFKRMIGNDPNSLIGLPLIQLITMLENEGISILTDNN, from the coding sequence ATGGTATCATTAATTCTAGCCTCAAGTTCACCTTTTAGAAAAACATTACTTGCCAAACTAGGGTTAATTTTTAAGGCGCATTCGCCAAAGATTGATGAATCAAGAAAAGAGGGCGAAACACCCGAGCAGTTGGTTTATCGGCTGGCTCAAGAAAAAGCTAAAGAAATTGCAAAAACGCATCATGGGTTAATCATTGCTTCTGATCAAGTCGCAACACTTGCTCATGGTAAAAACGCTGATGATAAGATATTAACCAAGCCAAAAAACCATGAAAATGCCATTAAACAGCTACAGCAAAGTTCTGGAAATACAGTAACTTTTCTTACAAGTTTGGCACTTTTAAATACAAATAATAACAATATGCAAACTAAAGTTGAAACTTTTAAAGTGGTCTTTAAAGATTTGAATAGTAAACAAATTGAATATTACCTTAAAAAAGAGACCCCCTATAACTGTACAGGTAGTTTTAAATCAGAAAGCCTGGGCATTAGTTTATTTAAACGTATGATTGGTAATGATCCAAATAGTTTGATTGGCTTGCCACTTATTCAACTCATTACAATGCTAGAAAATGAAGGCATTAGCATCCTGACTGACAATAACTAA
- a CDS encoding dihydrofolate reductase produces MKLSIIVAMDDNQLIGKNNALPWHLPADLAYFKKTTTGKAVLMGRKTYDSIGKPLPNRRNIIVSRNMKFKADGCEVVGSINAALSLANGDNELMIMGGVSFYEQMVNSVDRLYITEVNGKFDGDAYFPKFDRAQFSELSRESHQPDEKNPHAYDFVILQRNTD; encoded by the coding sequence ATGAAATTATCTATTATTGTGGCAATGGATGACAATCAGCTGATTGGTAAAAATAATGCCTTACCTTGGCATTTGCCAGCAGATTTGGCTTATTTTAAAAAGACAACAACAGGCAAAGCCGTCTTAATGGGGCGCAAAACTTATGACTCTATTGGCAAGCCGCTACCCAATCGTCGCAATATTATTGTGAGTCGTAATATGAAGTTCAAAGCTGATGGCTGTGAGGTTGTTGGTAGTATTAACGCAGCATTAAGTCTGGCTAATGGTGATAATGAACTGATGATTATGGGCGGTGTATCTTTTTACGAACAAATGGTAAATAGTGTTGATAGACTCTATATCACCGAAGTTAATGGTAAATTTGATGGCGACGCCTACTTTCCAAAATTTGACCGCGCTCAATTTAGCGAACTTAGCCGTGAATCTCATCAACCTGATGAGAAAAATCCACATGCCTATGATTTCGTCATCTTACAAAGGAATACGGACTAG